One Epidermidibacterium keratini DNA segment encodes these proteins:
- a CDS encoding MFS transporter has translation MSTETMSRARYRILATNFAILMLNYADRAVIGVVAPVMIAEFGFSKATFGWILAAFAFTYSPFGFIGGWLADRIGPRKTMAWAIAVWSTFTALTAAGMGFVSLLLIRLAFGAGEGPQATVTAKLMHNWFPRTERGTALGIANAATPLGGAIGTPLVVLFMSIANDNWRVPFIVLGVLGVFALIGWLAVVRDVPQEHPAANAAEVSYITGVDPNAQQTSEGAGHNRPAPVPFREWGPYLKRPAVWSTALAYFGYAWILWTFLSWFPTYLVEERGVDLTALAIGGAIPWVGGCIGLAAGGILTDWLVRRSGNPVAPRRNLVIVCLTMTALLFAAIGLVRTEWTAVLLMTAVVFFLYLTGAQYWLIVGEAVPANSYGAVSGAVQAFATLASIIAPVLTGYLVDSSLGWTGVFALAGAIAIVGVLALAIFGRVGRETPASPAPAQTAS, from the coding sequence ATGTCCACCGAGACGATGAGCCGGGCCCGCTACCGCATCCTGGCCACCAACTTCGCCATATTGATGCTCAACTACGCCGACCGTGCCGTGATCGGTGTGGTCGCCCCAGTCATGATCGCCGAGTTCGGCTTCTCCAAGGCGACCTTCGGGTGGATCCTGGCCGCCTTCGCCTTCACCTACTCTCCCTTCGGGTTCATCGGTGGCTGGCTCGCCGATCGGATTGGGCCGCGTAAGACCATGGCGTGGGCCATCGCGGTCTGGTCGACGTTTACCGCCCTCACGGCCGCCGGGATGGGCTTCGTCAGCCTCTTGCTGATCCGACTCGCTTTCGGTGCCGGCGAGGGACCGCAGGCGACGGTGACAGCCAAGCTCATGCACAACTGGTTCCCCCGCACTGAGCGCGGGACAGCCCTCGGTATCGCCAACGCCGCCACCCCGCTAGGCGGCGCGATCGGGACGCCACTGGTTGTGCTGTTCATGTCGATCGCCAACGACAACTGGCGCGTGCCGTTCATCGTGCTCGGCGTACTGGGGGTATTCGCACTCATCGGCTGGCTCGCCGTCGTACGCGACGTCCCGCAAGAACACCCGGCCGCCAATGCCGCAGAGGTCAGCTACATCACCGGCGTTGACCCCAACGCCCAGCAGACGAGTGAAGGTGCAGGACATAACCGCCCGGCTCCGGTTCCGTTCCGCGAGTGGGGCCCCTACCTGAAGCGACCGGCCGTGTGGTCGACCGCGTTGGCCTACTTCGGTTACGCGTGGATCCTCTGGACATTCCTGTCCTGGTTCCCCACCTATCTTGTCGAGGAGCGCGGCGTCGACCTCACGGCTCTTGCAATCGGTGGCGCCATCCCGTGGGTCGGCGGGTGCATCGGACTCGCGGCTGGCGGCATCCTCACCGACTGGCTGGTACGACGCAGCGGCAATCCCGTGGCACCCCGCCGCAACCTGGTCATCGTTTGCCTCACCATGACTGCGCTCCTGTTCGCCGCGATCGGCCTGGTGCGCACCGAGTGGACGGCGGTGCTGCTCATGACGGCAGTCGTGTTCTTCCTTTACCTGACCGGGGCGCAGTACTGGCTCATCGTCGGCGAGGCGGTTCCGGCGAACTCCTACGGCGCCGTGTCCGGTGCCGTGCAGGCATTCGCCACGCTCGCCTCGATCATCGCGCCGGTTCTCACCGGGTACCTCGTCGACTCCTCGCTCGGCTGGACCGGGGTGTTCGCCCTCGCCGGCGCGATCGCGATCGTCGGCGTGCTCGCACTGGCGATCTTTGGACGCGTAGGCCGCGAAACTCCGGCGTCACCGGCGCCGGCCCAGACCGCTTCCTGA
- a CDS encoding BCCT family transporter: protein MTSEAREDTAQSPDTPPPTGTEDREAADAHIEEQLREHGVRLGRGGIAPAVFYPALALVVIVSVVAVIWPGGTEMVLVDTVQRIIVADFGWFYILAIAIFVAVALFIAVSPFGRVVIGREGDKPEFSRASWFAMLFAAGMGIGLVFYGVAEPLSFATVDPKPPGAEDPAQRSLLAMAQTFVHWGVHPWAVYVIIGLSLALAIHKRGRPVSIRWALEPLLGERVKGPIGDVIDVLAILGTIFGVATSLGLGVQQIGAGLAHMGVVDEPTTPLLIGLIIVITLLATASVISGLGKGIKWLSNINLGLAGVLLIAVLVTGPTLFIFRNMIESLGVYLGNVLPMTFDASAYTGQAGADWQASWSVFYWGWWMSWAPFVGVFIARISRGRTVREFVIGALLVPMAVAVVWFSVLGGTAIFREMFGDGGLVQGDRVIAENALFDMLDGLPIGSVLSVLAIVLVAIFFVTSSDSGSLVVDMLASGGHPDPPTWSRVVWALTEGVIAIALLIAGGLGALQAGAIATALPFSIVLLAMAVALLKALSGDLRAMRRADLDERRRDFRTEFTDHLEENFDKHFGNSVDERIDYALSRTRGAERPHFRRPGTDGRQSTRRVDGDQESGGRKRGSRKPPKSS from the coding sequence CGGCGCTTGCGCTCGTGGTCATCGTCAGCGTCGTCGCGGTGATCTGGCCCGGCGGCACCGAGATGGTGCTCGTCGATACCGTGCAGCGGATCATCGTCGCCGACTTCGGCTGGTTCTACATCCTGGCGATCGCGATCTTCGTCGCCGTTGCCCTCTTCATCGCGGTCAGCCCGTTTGGGCGGGTCGTCATCGGGCGCGAGGGCGACAAACCCGAGTTCAGTCGGGCGTCGTGGTTCGCGATGCTGTTTGCCGCGGGAATGGGCATCGGGCTGGTCTTCTATGGGGTCGCCGAGCCGCTGAGCTTTGCCACCGTCGACCCTAAGCCGCCGGGCGCCGAGGATCCCGCACAACGGTCGCTGCTGGCGATGGCGCAAACCTTCGTGCACTGGGGAGTGCACCCCTGGGCCGTCTACGTGATCATCGGCCTGTCGCTGGCGCTCGCGATTCACAAACGTGGCCGCCCGGTATCGATCCGGTGGGCCCTTGAGCCCCTCCTCGGTGAGCGCGTGAAGGGTCCGATTGGTGATGTCATCGACGTACTCGCCATCCTCGGCACCATCTTCGGCGTCGCCACCTCGCTCGGGCTTGGTGTGCAGCAGATCGGCGCCGGCTTGGCGCACATGGGCGTCGTCGACGAGCCGACGACGCCACTGCTAATCGGGCTGATTATCGTCATCACCCTGCTCGCGACGGCATCGGTCATCAGCGGGCTCGGCAAGGGCATCAAGTGGCTGTCGAACATCAACCTCGGCCTGGCCGGCGTACTGCTGATCGCCGTACTCGTCACCGGCCCGACGCTGTTCATCTTCCGCAACATGATCGAGTCGCTCGGGGTCTATCTAGGCAACGTGCTTCCGATGACGTTCGATGCGTCGGCGTACACCGGCCAGGCCGGAGCGGACTGGCAGGCCAGCTGGTCGGTCTTCTACTGGGGCTGGTGGATGTCGTGGGCGCCCTTTGTGGGCGTCTTCATCGCTCGCATCTCGCGCGGGCGCACCGTGCGTGAGTTCGTGATCGGCGCGCTGCTGGTGCCGATGGCCGTGGCCGTCGTGTGGTTCTCGGTGCTTGGTGGTACGGCGATCTTCCGCGAGATGTTCGGCGACGGCGGGCTCGTGCAGGGTGATCGGGTGATCGCCGAGAACGCGCTCTTCGACATGCTTGACGGCCTGCCGATCGGTTCGGTGCTCTCGGTGCTGGCGATCGTGCTGGTCGCGATCTTCTTCGTCACCTCATCGGACTCCGGCTCGCTCGTCGTCGACATGCTCGCCTCCGGTGGGCACCCCGACCCGCCGACGTGGAGCCGCGTCGTGTGGGCGCTGACCGAGGGCGTCATCGCCATCGCGCTGCTCATCGCTGGTGGGCTCGGTGCCCTGCAGGCCGGCGCGATCGCGACAGCGTTGCCGTTTTCCATCGTGCTGCTGGCCATGGCGGTCGCATTGCTCAAGGCGCTGAGCGGCGACCTGCGCGCGATGCGCCGAGCGGACCTCGACGAGCGTCGGCGAGACTTCCGCACCGAGTTCACCGACCACTTGGAGGAGAACTTCGACAAGCACTTCGGCAACTCGGTAGACGAGCGGATTGACTACGCGCTCAGCCGCACCCGTGGTGCCGAGCGCCCGCATTTTCGCCGTCCCGGCACCGACGGCCGCCAGAGCACTAGGCGCGTCGACGGCGACCAAGAATCGGGTGGTCGTAAGCGCGGGAGTAGAAAACCGCCGAAATCGTCGTAG